In Euwallacea fornicatus isolate EFF26 chromosome 2, ASM4011564v1, whole genome shotgun sequence, one genomic interval encodes:
- the LOC136345779 gene encoding RNA-binding protein 45 has protein sequence MEYKRNSIGSSLDDPPLSRLFIVGPKSLTEQDYRTHFHEFGQIDEIWMVNDKNTGEYKGITYIKYSKTSEAANALETMNGAILNNNGRRIKVLIAASREQGSKRDSNEAEKMQRLFIVCPKHMTDDDLHDEFKQYGELEYVSVVKDKQTRESKGIAFVKYYRFSDAARAFEECDRKYKAVFAEPKSYDSFSRRGEPKDFFANSSLLPTPSRNNSFSSFSPLTLSSPIAGSSGVNEGYTRLNVIASPDINQDQMWKLFDIVPGLDYCQVRYQGGHMRPTRAVGEVVYTSPQWAAHAKEKLHGFEYPPGFRLIVKPILEGNSQSPREGPDKRKDLMHIAETIAQASSLIQAAGLNTSAILNLGGISDTNSQIQCNVNLPDPKPLAGIDEECVARCFIVCTTPLPNTVLRDVFCRFGNLIGAYLLANKNCGYAKYTDWSSCDQAIKTLHGADINGVRLKVMVAEEQRKRFKTNDDI, from the exons ATGGAGTATAAACGCAATTCCATTGGATCGAGCTTGGACGATCCTCCATTGTCCCGTCTCTTTATTGTGGGGCCCAAGAGCCTGACTGAACAAGACTATAGGACTCATTTCCATGAATTCGGCCAAATTGATGAAATCTGGATGGTAAATGATAAAAACACTGGAGAATATAAAG gaatcacttatatcaaatactcaaaaacCTCTGAGGCCGCCAATGCTTTAGAAACCATGAATGGGGCAATTCTAAATAACAATGGGCGAAGGATAAAAGTTCTAATTGCTGCAAG TCGAGAGCAAGGTTCAAAACGTGATTCCAATGAAGCAGAAAAAATGCAGAGGTTGTTTATAGTTTGCCCCAAACATATGACAGATGACGACTTGCATGATGAGTTCAAACAGTATGGTGAGTTGGAATACGTCAGTGTCGTAAAGGATAAGCAGACTAGGGAAAGCAAGGGAATTGCTTTTGTTAAGTATTATAG attttccGACGCCGCCCGTGCCTTTGAAGAGTGCGACCGCAAATACAAAGCAGTCTTTGCAGAGCCTAAAAGTTATGATTCCTTTTCGCGTAGAGGGGAACCTAAAGACTTTTTTGCAAACTCAAGTTTATTGCCAACCCCATCAAGAAACAACAGTTTCAGCAGCTTTAGTCCCTTAACCTTGTCTTCCCCCATAGCAGGTTCTTCAGGGGTAAATGAAGGTTATACAAGGTTAAACGTTATCGCCAGTCCTGATATTAACCAGGATCAAATGTGGAAATTGTTTGACATTGTTCCAG GTTTGGATTATTGTCAAGTACGATACCAGGGTGGTCATATGCGTCCGACGAGGGCAGTTGGAGAGGTAGTTTACACTTCTCCTCAATGGGCGGCGCATGCCAAGGAAAAATTGCACGGATTTGAATATCCGCCAGGGTTCCGTCTAATTGTTAAGCCTATTTTGGAGGGCAATAGTCAGTCTCCTAGAGAGGGTCCAGATAAACGAAAAGATTTGATGCACATTGCTGAAACCATCGCGCAAGCTTCTAGCCTTATACAGGCAGCTGGATTGAATACTT ctgcaatattaaatttgggaGGAATCTCTGATACAAATTCTCAAATACAATGCAACGTGAATTTACCCGATCCCAAGCCTTTGGCGGGGATCGACGAAGAGTGCGTTGCTAG ATGTTTTATTGTATGCACCACACCTTTACCGAACACAGTGCTTCGAGATGTGTTTTGCCGGTTTGGAAATCTCATAGGGGCGTACCTGTTGGCCAATAAGAACTGCGGATATGCGAAATATACGGATTGGAGTTCGTGTGACCAAGCCATTAAg ACCCTTCATGGAGCTGACATAAATGGGGTCCGGTTGAAGGTAATGGTGGCGGAAGAGCAAAGGAAGAGGTTCAAAACAAATGACGACATTTAA
- the LOC136348555 gene encoding uncharacterized protein, with protein MKLQLVFILGLAFFAELVFAVSSEVKDEKLEGVIDDIVNQTINDILAKIVEPVEIIELPLNFNSSLLSGYANITNFKLEGLKTIVASYINVQVLNMALDAIINVPSFKIVTDYDMNVTIGKLIPFYGEGSISVAIHNINISLGGQANLTDGISLNNVTVSFTLGDATFDLHGILNNEELSLLISDVLNDVVVNFINGHTQLISNLISSIAEELINSILNGGGNSTEVVQLKQTIEEIQLNS; from the exons ATGAAGCTTCAATTAGTGTTCATTTTGGGACTAGCGTTCTTTGCCGAGCTGGTTTTTGCTGTGTCGTCAG aagtaaaagaTGAAAAACTCGAAGGAGTGATTGATGACATAGTTAATCAAACCATCAATGATATTTTGGCTAAGATCGTCGAACCAGTTGAAATTATTGAGTtacctttaaatttcaatagcTCTCTTCTTAG TGGATATGCCAACATTACCAACTTCAAACTCGAAGGACTTAAGACCATCGTGGCTTCGTACATTAATGTCCAAGTATTGAATATGGCATTGGACGCTATCATTAATGTGCCCAGCTTCAAGATCGTCACTGACTATGACATGAACGTAAccattggaaaattaatccCTTTCTATGGAGAGGGTTCAATATC AGTTGCTATTCACAACATCAATATTTCTCTGGGTGGTCAGGCTAATCTTACTGACGGGATCTCCCTTAACAATGTAACTGTGTCCTTTACTCTTGGAGATGCCACG TTTGATTTGCATGGAATCCTAAACAATGAGGAGTTGAGTTTGTTGATTTCCGACGTTCTGAATGACGTCGTAGTGAACTTCATCAATGGTCACACGCAGTTAATCAGCAACCTAATTAGTTCCATCGCGGAAGAGCTGATTAACAGTATTCTTAACGGAGGAGGAAACTCTACGGAGGTGGTTCAGTTGAAGCAGACTATTGAAGAAATCCAgttaaattcataa